The following are encoded together in the Pieris napi chromosome 17, ilPieNapi1.2, whole genome shotgun sequence genome:
- the LOC125057855 gene encoding programmed cell death protein 6-like, with protein MQFQSPMPSRDYLWSIFVSVDKDRSGYISADELQQALSNGTWNPFNPETVRLMIGMFDKENRGVISFNDFGTLWKYVSDWQNCFRSFDTDSSGNIDSKELKNALNAFGYRLPDDTADMMVRKFDRYGQGTILFDDFIQCCVTLYTLTSAFRQHDPNQDGVITIHYEQFLRMVMSLKL; from the exons ATGCAGTTCCAGTCTCCCATGCCTAGTAGGGATTACCTTTGGAGCATCTTCGTAAG TGTTGACAAAGACAGAAGCGGCTACATATCAGCTGATGAATTGCAACAAGCGCTTTCAAATGGAACATGGAATCCGTTTAATCCAGAAACGGTCCGACTTATGATAG GTATGTTTGACAAGGAAAATAGGGGTGTAATATCTTTCAATGACTTTGGAACTCTTTGGAAATACGTGAGCGACTGGCAGAACTGCTTCAGATCATTTGATACAGATAGTTCGGGAAATATAGACAGCAAAGAATTAAAGAATGCCTTAAATGCCTTCGGTTATCGCCTTCCTGATGATACAGCCGATATGATGGTACGGAAGTTTGATAGATATGGCCAAGGGACTATTCTCTTCGATGATTTCATTCAGTGCTGTGTCACGCTTTAC aCATTAACATCTGCGTTCCGTCAACATGATCCAAACCAAGATGGAGTAATAACAATACACTATGAACAATTCCTACGAATGGTAATGAGCCtcaaattatga